One genomic segment of Bacteroidales bacterium includes these proteins:
- a CDS encoding TolC family protein → MKKIISIIIFFSTVYLSYAQDTIVLNFQDAIKMAIEKNTSLKQQENILKITKATKLQSEAAYLPNLNFSSFGNITRGQQLNSLKEIVNTSDNLGYTFASNYTLFDGFNRLNTLLQSVCQNKAQLNQIEQTKQNTIFNTAAQYLQVLLDEELIKITSENLAAQRINYERVKGFVESNITAITDLYTLEAQINQIEVQLLSNKSKLFSDKATLATTLMLEPGMKFKLSIPNWGIEKTILEDIKLDSLLELAKSNRPDLKQLELANKASLYNIRIAKSGIYPNLGFFYNYNSSYTNLSQSPFKKQLLNENPTHVIGFNLSIPIFNRLQYRTSIVNAKVNYENTLLNYDNYQNVIYAQITTAYNNFLTNKETYNANIVGYAAAKLSFEKQSERFRLGIGTIVELSLANQNYVQAQSSKAQAEYTLLFQKIIIDFYTGTLNVNELYYK, encoded by the coding sequence ATGAAAAAAATCATTAGTATAATTATTTTCTTTTCAACAGTTTATCTTTCATATGCTCAAGATACTATTGTTCTTAATTTTCAGGATGCAATAAAAATGGCAATTGAAAAGAATACAAGTTTAAAACAACAGGAGAATATTTTAAAAATTACTAAAGCAACTAAACTTCAAAGTGAGGCTGCTTATTTGCCCAATTTAAATTTTTCTTCTTTTGGAAATATTACTAGAGGACAACAATTAAATAGTTTAAAGGAGATAGTGAATACTAGTGATAATCTTGGCTATACTTTTGCTTCAAATTATACTTTGTTTGATGGTTTCAATAGGTTGAATACTCTCCTTCAGTCGGTTTGCCAAAATAAGGCACAGCTAAACCAGATAGAACAAACCAAGCAAAATACTATATTTAATACTGCTGCACAGTATTTGCAAGTTTTGCTTGATGAAGAGTTAATAAAGATTACAAGTGAAAATCTTGCTGCTCAGAGAATAAATTATGAACGAGTAAAAGGATTTGTAGAAAGTAATATTACTGCAATTACTGATTTATATACACTGGAAGCTCAAATCAATCAAATAGAGGTTCAACTTTTATCTAATAAAAGCAAATTGTTTTCTGATAAAGCAACATTAGCAACCACGCTAATGCTGGAGCCGGGTATGAAATTTAAATTGTCAATACCTAATTGGGGTATAGAAAAAACTATTCTTGAAGACATAAAACTTGATTCGTTATTGGAGTTAGCAAAAAGTAATAGACCCGATTTAAAGCAACTAGAACTAGCTAATAAAGCTTCATTATATAATATTAGAATTGCCAAATCAGGAATCTATCCTAACCTTGGATTTTTTTATAATTATAACAGTTCATACACGAATTTAAGTCAATCACCATTCAAAAAACAGTTGTTGAATGAAAATCCGACACATGTGATTGGATTTAATCTTTCGATCCCAATTTTCAATCGTTTACAATACCGTACAAGTATTGTTAATGCAAAAGTAAATTATGAGAATACCCTTTTAAATTATGATAATTATCAAAATGTAATTTATGCTCAGATTACAACGGCGTATAATAATTTTCTTACCAATAAAGAAACTTATAATGCTAATATTGTTGGTTATGCAGCCGCTAAATTGTCATTCGAAAAACAATCAGAACGTTTTAGGCTTGGAATAGGAACTATTGTAGAATTATCCTTGGCAAACCAAAACTATGTACAAGCACAATCTAGTAAGGCTCAGGCAGAATATACATTGCTTTTTCAAAAGATAATTATTGATTTTTATACTGGTACATTAAACGTTAATGAACTATATTATAAATAA
- a CDS encoding HlyD family efflux transporter periplasmic adaptor subunit, with product MDRIVKKKKWTTGRIIILSVLLVTLIIIIKILFFGDSRSKIQVELNKVIIATVKNDNFQEYVAVIGTVSNKETRYIDAVQPGVIKKVYKEVGANVKQGDIIMELSNPNLELTVITQESSIYFQISTIRNTKLQLNQNYLSQLSQITNFNYQLSLSEPQYQRYKVLLEKKLISQWEFDQVNEQYIMNKKQKDILLSSFKEDSLSRAGQLEQITMSEKRMLESLNSTRNQLDALIIRASIDGQLNTPEYRIGQTINSGQRIGQIEVTGDYVILVNIDEHYLADVNIGQKGTFEFAENTYGLVINKIYPSVVNNNFQVAMDFIGEIPKEIKKGQNLQIRLEFGKENKTLLVPAGNFYNKTGGNWIFCLDKTKKTAVKKMIKLGRKNPQYYEVLDGLNEGDMVITSSYDMFGNYEILKLK from the coding sequence ATGGATAGAATTGTAAAAAAGAAAAAATGGACTACAGGAAGAATTATAATTCTTTCGGTATTACTTGTCACTCTAATTATAATAATTAAAATCTTGTTTTTTGGCGATTCAAGATCAAAGATACAAGTTGAGTTGAATAAAGTAATTATTGCTACAGTTAAGAATGATAATTTTCAAGAATATGTAGCTGTCATAGGTACTGTTAGTAATAAGGAAACCAGGTATATAGATGCAGTTCAACCAGGTGTTATTAAAAAAGTTTATAAAGAGGTTGGAGCGAATGTAAAGCAAGGTGATATTATCATGGAATTATCAAATCCAAACTTAGAATTAACTGTAATAACTCAAGAATCATCCATTTATTTTCAAATTAGTACAATAAGAAATACAAAGTTGCAACTTAATCAAAACTATTTAAGTCAGCTATCACAAATAACAAATTTTAATTATCAATTGAGTCTTTCAGAGCCACAGTATCAGCGTTATAAAGTTTTGCTTGAAAAAAAACTTATATCACAATGGGAGTTTGATCAAGTTAATGAACAATATATAATGAATAAAAAACAAAAGGATATTCTGCTTTCTAGTTTTAAAGAGGATTCCTTATCAAGGGCAGGTCAACTCGAGCAAATTACCATGTCTGAAAAAAGGATGCTTGAAAGTCTAAATAGTACTAGAAACCAATTGGATGCTCTCATTATTAGGGCTTCAATAGATGGTCAATTAAATACTCCTGAATATAGAATTGGACAAACAATAAATAGTGGACAAAGGATAGGTCAAATAGAAGTAACGGGTGATTATGTTATATTAGTTAATATTGACGAACATTACCTAGCAGATGTTAACATTGGGCAAAAAGGAACCTTTGAGTTTGCTGAAAATACATATGGGTTAGTTATTAATAAAATATATCCTTCGGTTGTTAATAATAATTTTCAGGTGGCTATGGATTTTATTGGAGAAATACCAAAGGAAATAAAAAAAGGTCAAAACCTACAAATACGACTTGAATTTGGAAAGGAAAATAAAACCTTGCTTGTTCCTGCTGGAAATTTTTATAATAAAACGGGTGGTAACTGGATTTTTTGTTTAGATAAAACAAAAAAGACAGCAGTAAAAAAAATGATTAAACTAGGCAGAAAAAATCCACAATACTATGAGGTGTTGGATGGCTTGAATGAGGGTGACATGGTTATCACTTCATCATATGATATGTTTGGCAATTATGAGATTTTGAAACTTAAATAA
- a CDS encoding FtsX-like permease family protein, whose translation MRLLINQLKTNFRNILKYKYFFFINILCLVVGILSFLAINNYVVYNTSFDKFHKNSKNIYRVLFHSFKGGQLDQVGAPIPHPIGPLLKSEFSEVENYMRMRIPGQNLGEFEISCGDKKFSEKQIAFVDTSFFSIFSFKLIAGNPKTALKTLNPVIISESLAKKYFKNEDPLNKVLRIKHSTGNYGWTVVGVIEDMPENSTLNLKIISSWETFKPFEPAVNIVSWGFHAYYTYLLLKDGTDYLQFENKCQELLAKRSAWIIYNKVNTYQYYLQPLKDVHLYSTGIIWDIFVAKGNNVYLIILFLSSVFILLTAYINYMLSQISSVHERSKEIGVRRMLGSSSFKLFQQFFIDSLSVNLLAVVISTILIYLFQPYFNKVLDFSSSVYIFSDFFSILIISFIVIFSSIIISMILTLMLTSLKPISNLRKNSNVKKGTLNISTRKVLLIIQLSSTLILMIVTSVIYSQIHFMESQNINCDIDKVVRLNPTVSKDSIMYNGVKSLVYELERLKEVKKVSIDTDSPIGMVSYADVFHSKGDKTNSVTLYDMWICPDYIPVFNIKVIEGRNFAKEINSDKNAAILNEAAVNKLGLQSPKDAVGKYITMYNQDFQIIGVIQNYQNQSFKDDFEPIVFLANWVDDKYSKIKYIHIKLNEPHQAEIMSKISGVFSKIYPEKVVAYCYMPDLAKEVYKEDRKFGLLFKIFTIIAIILSCIGILGVSVHDVNKRAKEIAIRKVNGANMIQIMYIIITSIVKYVFISIIIGFPIAYYFINDWLEKYAVRIPTPWYIFIIVAISAIIISLLATSSVILKAAKQNPLIALRSE comes from the coding sequence ACAAACTTCAGAAATATTCTTAAATACAAATATTTCTTTTTTATCAATATTCTTTGTCTTGTTGTTGGAATACTAAGTTTTCTGGCAATAAATAACTATGTTGTATACAATACAAGTTTTGATAAGTTTCATAAAAACTCAAAAAATATTTATAGAGTACTTTTTCATTCATTTAAAGGTGGTCAACTTGATCAGGTTGGTGCACCTATTCCGCATCCAATAGGACCATTGCTCAAAAGTGAATTTTCAGAAGTTGAGAACTATATGCGAATGAGGATTCCAGGTCAAAATTTGGGTGAGTTTGAAATATCATGTGGGGATAAAAAATTTAGTGAAAAGCAGATTGCATTCGTTGATACTTCATTCTTTAGCATATTCTCATTTAAGTTAATTGCTGGAAATCCAAAAACTGCCTTAAAAACATTAAATCCTGTTATTATTTCTGAATCTCTGGCTAAAAAATATTTTAAAAATGAAGATCCATTAAATAAAGTATTGAGGATAAAACATTCAACAGGGAATTATGGTTGGACAGTGGTTGGAGTAATTGAAGATATGCCCGAGAATTCAACATTAAATTTAAAAATAATTTCTTCGTGGGAAACTTTTAAACCATTTGAACCTGCTGTTAATATAGTAAGTTGGGGTTTTCATGCATATTACACGTACTTGTTGTTAAAGGATGGAACAGATTACTTACAATTTGAAAATAAATGTCAAGAACTTTTGGCGAAACGGAGTGCGTGGATCATATATAATAAGGTTAATACTTATCAATACTATCTTCAACCGTTGAAAGATGTTCATCTTTATTCTACAGGAATAATATGGGATATTTTTGTGGCTAAAGGGAATAATGTGTATTTAATTATTCTGTTTTTATCTTCAGTGTTCATACTTTTAACAGCCTATATTAATTATATGCTCTCTCAAATAAGCTCAGTACATGAAAGATCTAAAGAAATAGGTGTTAGACGGATGCTAGGGAGCTCTTCATTTAAACTTTTCCAACAATTTTTTATTGATTCCTTAAGTGTGAATTTATTAGCCGTTGTAATATCTACCATATTAATTTATTTATTTCAGCCCTATTTCAATAAGGTGTTGGACTTTTCCTCGTCAGTTTATATTTTTTCTGATTTCTTTTCTATACTAATAATTTCTTTTATAGTAATATTTAGTAGCATAATAATAAGTATGATTTTAACGCTAATGCTAACTTCATTAAAACCAATTTCTAATCTAAGGAAGAATTCAAATGTAAAAAAAGGAACTCTGAACATCTCCACACGAAAAGTTTTACTTATTATTCAATTGAGTAGTACCCTGATTTTAATGATAGTGACAAGCGTTATTTATAGCCAAATTCACTTTATGGAAAGTCAAAATATCAACTGTGATATTGATAAAGTTGTTAGGCTTAACCCAACAGTAAGCAAAGATTCTATAATGTATAATGGTGTAAAAAGTCTTGTATATGAACTGGAGAGGCTAAAAGAAGTCAAAAAGGTTTCGATTGATACTGATTCACCTATAGGAATGGTTTCGTATGCCGATGTTTTTCATAGTAAAGGAGATAAAACCAATTCTGTTACTCTATATGATATGTGGATTTGCCCAGATTACATACCTGTATTTAATATTAAAGTTATCGAAGGAAGAAATTTTGCGAAAGAAATAAATTCAGATAAAAATGCAGCAATATTAAATGAAGCCGCAGTGAATAAACTTGGATTACAAAGCCCAAAAGATGCAGTAGGTAAATATATTACGATGTATAACCAGGATTTTCAGATAATAGGAGTAATTCAAAATTACCAAAACCAATCCTTCAAAGATGACTTTGAACCAATAGTTTTCCTTGCAAATTGGGTTGATGATAAGTATTCAAAGATAAAGTATATACATATTAAATTAAATGAACCACATCAAGCAGAAATAATGTCTAAAATTTCAGGGGTATTCAGTAAAATATACCCTGAAAAAGTAGTGGCATACTGCTACATGCCTGACTTAGCAAAAGAGGTTTACAAAGAAGATAGGAAATTTGGACTTCTTTTTAAGATATTTACGATTATTGCTATTATTCTTTCATGTATAGGTATTTTGGGCGTGTCTGTACATGATGTTAATAAAAGGGCTAAAGAAATTGCAATTAGAAAAGTAAATGGAGCAAATATGATTCAAATCATGTATATAATTATTACTAGTATAGTCAAATATGTTTTCATTTCTATTATAATAGGATTTCCAATTGCCTATTACTTTATAAATGATTGGCTTGAGAAGTATGCAGTTAGGATACCAACTCCATGGTATATATTTATTATAGTTGCAATTTCTGCTATTATAATTTCTTTATTAGCAACCAGCTCTGTTATATTAAAAGCTGCAAAGCAAAATCCTTTAATTGCATTAAGAAGCGAATAA